One genomic segment of Clostridium estertheticum subsp. estertheticum includes these proteins:
- a CDS encoding amidase domain-containing protein, whose protein sequence is MNLRKIQKSQSFKLKLLIFVILLLSMQVYISYANVITDESKKEVTNYINQIFKNRNKAILNGDLELIQSFYNMDTKYGTWAYEYEKKKMDYINNWAEKQGIKFTDIVPTLIIKRIKENNGNFSIYLLCSTEYKYIYIDEPKLENTSRIGTYHNLQLMSKDGSWVISKEWYKDPFANSLDLSNIKADSIKEYILFQKRRDFKNIGQRRMDTVKYADKYCGAASDSEYKYNMIYRDYNPQGGDCANFASQILFEGGKFRKNSTWSSDKNGATKAWLNADSFKRYIIYSGRGSVIAYGSYDKVYKASYKLLPGDIVAYENKNDITHISVVTGADSRGYSLVSCHNSDRSKVPWDLGWSDKNIKFWLIKVHF, encoded by the coding sequence ATGAATTTACGTAAAATTCAAAAATCACAATCATTCAAACTTAAATTACTTATATTTGTCATACTTCTTTTGTCAATGCAAGTATATATTAGTTATGCAAATGTTATTACTGATGAATCAAAAAAAGAAGTAACTAATTATATAAACCAAATTTTTAAAAACAGAAATAAAGCTATATTAAATGGTGATTTAGAATTAATACAATCATTTTATAATATGGACACAAAATATGGCACCTGGGCATATGAGTATGAAAAGAAAAAAATGGATTACATTAACAATTGGGCTGAAAAACAAGGAATTAAATTTACGGATATTGTTCCAACTTTAATTATAAAAAGAATTAAAGAAAACAATGGTAATTTTTCTATATATTTATTATGTTCAACTGAATACAAATATATATATATAGATGAACCAAAGCTTGAAAACACATCAAGGATTGGAACATACCACAACTTGCAACTTATGAGTAAAGATGGTTCTTGGGTTATCTCTAAAGAATGGTACAAAGACCCTTTCGCAAATTCTTTAGACCTAAGTAATATAAAAGCAGATTCAATAAAAGAATATATATTATTTCAAAAACGGAGAGATTTTAAAAACATAGGTCAAAGACGAATGGATACAGTAAAATATGCTGATAAATATTGTGGCGCTGCAAGCGATAGTGAGTATAAATATAACATGATTTATCGTGACTATAATCCTCAAGGTGGAGATTGTGCAAACTTTGCATCCCAAATTCTTTTTGAAGGAGGAAAATTTAGAAAAAATTCCACATGGAGTTCAGATAAAAACGGAGCAACAAAAGCTTGGCTTAATGCAGATAGCTTTAAAAGATATATTATATATAGCGGTAGAGGATCCGTAATTGCCTATGGAAGTTATGACAAAGTATATAAAGCTAGTTATAAATTACTGCCAGGTGATATTGTTGCTTATGAAAACAAAAATGATATTACTCACATTTCTGTTGTTACAGGGGCTGATTCAAGAGGATACTCTTTGGTTAGTTGCCATAATTCTGATAGAAGTAAAGTGCCTTGGGACCTTGGATGGAGTGATAAAAATATTAAATTTTGGTTGATTAAAGTTCACTTTTAA
- a CDS encoding RrF2 family transcriptional regulator translates to MNISTKGRYGLRAMVDIAVHSFGDYIPLKIIAERQAISENYLEQVFSILRKAKLVKSARGSQGGYTLSTEASKITVGEVLRILEGDLNIAGDVDGASGLDNNIKVCIDTIVWQEVNKQINKVMDSVTLQDLVEKYKSLNSEYTLDFII, encoded by the coding sequence ATGAATATTTCTACTAAAGGAAGATACGGTTTAAGAGCAATGGTAGATATAGCTGTGCATTCATTTGGTGACTATATACCATTAAAAATTATTGCTGAAAGACAAGCAATTTCTGAAAATTATTTGGAACAAGTTTTTTCAATACTTAGAAAAGCTAAACTAGTGAAAAGTGCGAGAGGATCACAAGGTGGTTATACCCTTTCAACTGAAGCATCAAAAATCACAGTAGGCGAGGTTTTAAGAATACTTGAAGGTGACTTAAATATCGCAGGTGATGTTGATGGAGCCTCTGGTCTTGATAATAATATAAAGGTTTGTATAGACACTATCGTATGGCAAGAAGTTAATAAACAAATTAATAAAGTTATGGATTCTGTAACTCTACAGGACCTAGTAGAAAAATATAAAAGTCTAAACTCAGAGTATACCCTAGACTTTATAATATAA
- a CDS encoding YebC/PmpR family DNA-binding transcriptional regulator — MSGHSKWHNIQQKKGKIDVIRGKVFTKLGKEIIMAAKNGGSKLENNAHLRDVVAKAKSNNMPLDTINRAIKKGAGELEGVNYEEIVYEGYGAEGVAVVVVTLTDKKNRSVATVRHAFDRHHGNMGAAGCVSWMFAKKGQIIIERTEGMDEDEIMMIALEAGAEDFNADKEMFEIITTVETFGQVREVLEKAGFEFASAEVTMIPDNMVPVSMEGAAKVQDLIDTLEDNEDVQDVYYNAEYPEEFEG; from the coding sequence ATGTCAGGACATTCAAAATGGCATAATATTCAACAAAAAAAAGGTAAAATTGATGTTATAAGAGGTAAAGTTTTTACGAAATTAGGTAAAGAAATAATAATGGCAGCTAAAAATGGTGGATCTAAGTTAGAGAACAACGCTCATCTTAGAGACGTAGTTGCAAAGGCTAAATCTAATAATATGCCACTGGACACAATAAATAGAGCAATTAAAAAAGGCGCTGGGGAGCTCGAAGGCGTAAACTACGAAGAAATAGTTTATGAAGGATATGGAGCAGAAGGTGTTGCTGTAGTAGTAGTAACGTTAACGGACAAAAAAAATAGAAGCGTTGCGACAGTAAGGCATGCTTTTGATAGACATCATGGAAATATGGGAGCAGCTGGATGCGTGAGCTGGATGTTTGCAAAAAAAGGGCAAATTATAATAGAGAGAACTGAAGGTATGGACGAGGATGAAATCATGATGATAGCTCTTGAAGCTGGGGCCGAAGATTTTAATGCAGATAAAGAAATGTTTGAAATTATTACTACTGTAGAAACCTTTGGACAGGTAAGAGAAGTGCTCGAGAAAGCAGGTTTTGAGTTTGCATCAGCTGAGGTTACAATGATTCCAGATAATATGGTTCCTGTTAGCATGGAAGGTGCAGCTAAGGTTCAGGATTTAATAGATACACTTGAGGATAATGAAGATGTTCAGGATGTCTATTACAATGCGGAGTATCCAGAGGAATTTGAGGGTTAA
- a CDS encoding YigZ family protein, with amino-acid sequence MSYFTIKDESIAEFKEKKSIFIGHGKRVENEEEAKGFIQTIKNKHKQARHNVYAYIIGERREIQRYSDDGEPQGTGGIPMLEVLKKSDITDVVVVVTRYFGGILLGTGGLARAYSKGASLAIKEGGVVEKVKGVSLEIIIEYDLLGKVQHVCAKDNFYIENVEYTDIVKIKILCQYSNLENLKSQITEVTSGKALFEEEKEKMYFKLEHRLYDNEVINSTLLNEKEK; translated from the coding sequence ATGAGCTATTTTACTATAAAAGATGAATCAATTGCTGAATTTAAAGAAAAAAAATCAATATTTATTGGTCATGGAAAAAGAGTTGAAAATGAAGAGGAAGCTAAGGGATTTATTCAAACAATTAAAAATAAGCACAAACAAGCAAGGCACAATGTTTATGCATATATAATTGGTGAAAGAAGAGAAATACAAAGGTATAGTGATGATGGAGAACCTCAAGGTACTGGTGGAATTCCAATGCTCGAAGTGTTGAAAAAAAGTGATATAACTGATGTAGTAGTGGTAGTAACTAGATATTTTGGAGGAATTCTTCTAGGAACTGGAGGGCTTGCAAGAGCGTATTCAAAAGGTGCATCCCTAGCTATTAAAGAGGGTGGGGTAGTTGAAAAAGTTAAAGGTGTTTCACTCGAAATAATAATTGAATATGATTTACTAGGAAAAGTGCAACATGTCTGTGCTAAAGATAACTTTTATATAGAAAATGTAGAGTATACAGACATTGTAAAAATTAAAATACTCTGTCAGTATAGCAATTTGGAAAACCTAAAGTCACAAATAACTGAGGTTACCTCAGGAAAGGCTTTGTTTGAAGAAGAGAAGGAGAAAATGTACTTTAAGCTAGAACATAGACTTTATGATAATGAAGTTATAAATTCAACACTTTTAAATGAGAAAGAGAAGTAA
- a CDS encoding Crp/Fnr family transcriptional regulator, with the protein MSQCNCTSCNNTLCAKKVPIFSSLSDEQIKKIVDMTGHNSYEKGDILCREGTKSDTLFIINEGGVKISKFTKDGKEQIVHILTSGDFFGELSLFNDNETYNFNVYAISALKICTLTKQNMDGILINNPEISLKLLQVITKRLNQTENLAQNLATNDAEIRIAYMILVFAEKYGVSTAHGLQVELPINREEMASYVGVTRETISRKLSKFEDLGILVHKGNKLLVIKQLDMLKSYVE; encoded by the coding sequence ATGAGTCAGTGTAACTGTACTAGTTGTAATAACACTCTATGTGCGAAAAAAGTTCCCATATTTTCTTCGCTCTCAGATGAGCAGATAAAAAAGATTGTAGATATGACGGGACATAATTCTTATGAAAAAGGAGACATCCTATGTCGAGAGGGAACGAAATCTGATACTTTATTTATAATTAATGAAGGTGGAGTAAAGATTTCAAAATTCACTAAAGATGGTAAGGAACAAATTGTTCACATTCTAACTAGTGGTGACTTCTTTGGTGAACTAAGTCTTTTTAATGATAACGAGACTTATAATTTTAACGTTTACGCTATATCCGCACTAAAAATATGTACACTTACTAAGCAAAACATGGATGGAATTCTTATAAATAATCCTGAAATTTCTTTGAAATTACTTCAAGTAATTACAAAACGTTTAAATCAGACTGAAAATCTTGCTCAGAATCTTGCTACAAATGATGCTGAAATTAGAATTGCTTATATGATATTAGTATTTGCTGAAAAATATGGTGTTTCTACTGCTCATGGTCTTCAGGTTGAGTTACCTATTAATCGAGAGGAGATGGCAAGTTATGTTGGGGTAACAAGAGAAACAATAAGCAGAAAGCTTAGTAAATTTGAAGATTTAGGGATTTTAGTTCATAAAGGTAATAAGCTATTAGTTATAAAGCAATTAGATATGTTAAAATCTTATGTGGAATAA
- a CDS encoding sporulation membrane protein YtaF: protein MELILSALSFSLSSNLDNVVIGIAYGIKKVKIGIIANLIIAIVTSTATFLSMLIGVYISEFLPRTAANGIGAIIIIILGLYFVSQSIIKLVNNTKSKELALKDITDMIEYAEKSDLDNSGDISNKEALIIASGLTFNNLGTGIAASITGVSIQFTVISTFILSFLAIKFGETAGNHVLGKILGKFAPLFSGILLILLGIIEFIN from the coding sequence ATGGAATTAATTTTATCTGCATTATCATTTAGTTTATCCTCTAACCTAGATAACGTAGTTATAGGAATTGCTTACGGAATAAAGAAAGTAAAAATAGGGATAATTGCAAATCTTATAATAGCAATTGTAACATCTACAGCAACATTTTTATCTATGCTAATTGGGGTTTATATATCAGAATTTTTGCCTCGCACTGCAGCCAATGGAATAGGTGCTATTATTATTATTATTTTGGGATTATATTTTGTATCCCAAAGCATAATAAAGCTTGTTAATAATACGAAGTCAAAGGAACTTGCCTTAAAAGATATCACTGATATGATAGAGTATGCTGAAAAATCAGACTTAGATAATTCTGGTGATATAAGCAATAAAGAAGCACTAATTATAGCATCTGGATTAACCTTTAATAATTTAGGAACAGGGATTGCCGCAAGTATAACAGGAGTTAGTATACAGTTTACAGTCATATCAACATTTATATTAAGTTTTCTTGCAATCAAATTTGGAGAAACCGCAGGTAATCATGTTTTGGGTAAAATTTTAGGTAAATTTGCCCCATTATTTTCAGGTATATTGCTAATATTACTTGGTATTATTGAATTTATAAATTAA